Proteins co-encoded in one Neofelis nebulosa isolate mNeoNeb1 chromosome 2, mNeoNeb1.pri, whole genome shotgun sequence genomic window:
- the MAB21L3 gene encoding protein mab-21-like 3 isoform X2 translates to MIYPLCDHLSYSTWTLWKMQNLDSLQMFKVDLRRQQISQIVEEVQRVVHHLTTEISLQDLRFQAVPYSDTYNGNIKVLAPSQFLVTVPVKGLVGYREAREQRWRYYTLRGTRLPCPLQDPEGLRQWLEAEQFMKSQWQWHEADVNIEGDIVPAKVLQVFRKLVENAIGTCHLSGKVSMLTQLSAVWVAVETSTCQVELELVPTVEIPTVWPQKARWPPCLKRWPSRQRVECIKSFGFALLACSNYHWQQSFLQAEQVLLDQLDEDGGCRRKCFQALRQMKEDVWCPGKRPVVTSHHLQTVLFWTCEKYPHPKDWQVFSKAFLRLVRKLHKCVSQHFLKHYFVRKSNLLQHASSGELDTVAQKLALFLKNPQIGLP, encoded by the exons GTGGACTTGAGGCGCCAGCAGATCTCGCAGATTGTGGAGGAGGTACAGAGGGTCGTCCACCATCTGACCACAGAGATCAGCCTCCAAGACCTCCGATTTCAGGCCGTCCCTTACTCTGACACATACAATGGGAACATTAAG GTTTTGGCCCCCAGCCAGTTCCTCGTCACGGTCCCGGTGAAGGGCCTGGTGGGGTACAGGGAGGCCAGGGAGCAGCGCTGGCGATACTACACCCTGCGGGGCACCAGGCTCCCCTGTCCCTTGCAGGACCCAGAGGGCCTGCGGCAGTGGCTGGAGGCGGAGCAGTTCATGAAGAGCCAGTGGCAGTGGCATGAGGCAGACGTGAACATTGAGGGAGATATTGTGCCCGCCAAGGTGCTCCAGGTATTCCGGAAGCTGGTAGAAAACGCAATTGGAACCTGTCATCTCTCAG GTAAGGTCAGCATGCTGACGCAGCTCTCAGCAGTTTGGGTTGCCGTGGAAACCTCCACATGTCAGGTGGAACTAGAGCTGGTCCCCACGGTGGAGATCCCTACCGTCTGGCCCCAGAAAGCTCGCTGGCCTCCCTGTCTGAAGCGCTGGCCTTCCCGACAACGAGTGGAGTGTATCAAG tcGTTTGGGTTTGCCTTGTTGGCCTGTTCAAATTATCACTGGCAGCAGAGTTTCCTGCAGGCTGAGCAGGTGCTGCTAGACCAGCTGGATGAGGACGGGGGCTGCCGCAGGAAGTGCTTCCAGGCCCTGAGGCAGATGAAGGAGGATGTCTGGTGTCCGGGAAAGAGGCCCGTCGTCACGTCCCACCACCTGCAG ACGGTGCTCTTTTGGACTTGTGAGAAATACCCCCACCCGAAGGACTGGCAGGTGTTCAGCAAAGCGTTCCTGCGCCTGGTGAGGAAGCTGCACAAGTGTGTGAGCCAGCACTTTCTGAAGCACTATTTTGTGCGCAAGAGCAACCTGCTCCAGCATGCCAGCTCGGGCGAACTGGACACCGTGGCCCAGAAACTGGCTCTCTTCCTGAAGAACCCCCAGATCGGCCTGCCCTGA
- the MAB21L3 gene encoding protein mab-21-like 3 isoform X3, with protein MKSPSAGDLEDYLLNKVDLRRQQISQIVEEVQRVVHHLTTEISLQDLRFQAVPYSDTYNGNIKVLAPSQFLVTVPVKGLVGYREAREQRWRYYTLRGTRLPCPLQDPEGLRQWLEAEQFMKSQWQWHEADVNIEGDIVPAKVLQVFRKLVENAIGTCHLSGKVSMLTQLSAVWVAVETSTCQVELELVPTVEIPTVWPQKARWPPCLKRWPSRQRVECIKSFGFALLACSNYHWQQSFLQAEQVLLDQLDEDGGCRRKCFQALRQMKEDVWCPGKRPVVTSHHLQTVLFWTCEKYPHPKDWQVFSKAFLRLVRKLHKCVSQHFLKHYFVRKSNLLQHASSGELDTVAQKLALFLKNPQIGLP; from the exons GTGGACTTGAGGCGCCAGCAGATCTCGCAGATTGTGGAGGAGGTACAGAGGGTCGTCCACCATCTGACCACAGAGATCAGCCTCCAAGACCTCCGATTTCAGGCCGTCCCTTACTCTGACACATACAATGGGAACATTAAG GTTTTGGCCCCCAGCCAGTTCCTCGTCACGGTCCCGGTGAAGGGCCTGGTGGGGTACAGGGAGGCCAGGGAGCAGCGCTGGCGATACTACACCCTGCGGGGCACCAGGCTCCCCTGTCCCTTGCAGGACCCAGAGGGCCTGCGGCAGTGGCTGGAGGCGGAGCAGTTCATGAAGAGCCAGTGGCAGTGGCATGAGGCAGACGTGAACATTGAGGGAGATATTGTGCCCGCCAAGGTGCTCCAGGTATTCCGGAAGCTGGTAGAAAACGCAATTGGAACCTGTCATCTCTCAG GTAAGGTCAGCATGCTGACGCAGCTCTCAGCAGTTTGGGTTGCCGTGGAAACCTCCACATGTCAGGTGGAACTAGAGCTGGTCCCCACGGTGGAGATCCCTACCGTCTGGCCCCAGAAAGCTCGCTGGCCTCCCTGTCTGAAGCGCTGGCCTTCCCGACAACGAGTGGAGTGTATCAAG tcGTTTGGGTTTGCCTTGTTGGCCTGTTCAAATTATCACTGGCAGCAGAGTTTCCTGCAGGCTGAGCAGGTGCTGCTAGACCAGCTGGATGAGGACGGGGGCTGCCGCAGGAAGTGCTTCCAGGCCCTGAGGCAGATGAAGGAGGATGTCTGGTGTCCGGGAAAGAGGCCCGTCGTCACGTCCCACCACCTGCAG ACGGTGCTCTTTTGGACTTGTGAGAAATACCCCCACCCGAAGGACTGGCAGGTGTTCAGCAAAGCGTTCCTGCGCCTGGTGAGGAAGCTGCACAAGTGTGTGAGCCAGCACTTTCTGAAGCACTATTTTGTGCGCAAGAGCAACCTGCTCCAGCATGCCAGCTCGGGCGAACTGGACACCGTGGCCCAGAAACTGGCTCTCTTCCTGAAGAACCCCCAGATCGGCCTGCCCTGA
- the MAB21L3 gene encoding protein mab-21-like 3 isoform X1 — translation MSSQQGNRLSPCGLKSPGPHSAPGVSPFPPEHHQVDLRRQQISQIVEEVQRVVHHLTTEISLQDLRFQAVPYSDTYNGNIKVLAPSQFLVTVPVKGLVGYREAREQRWRYYTLRGTRLPCPLQDPEGLRQWLEAEQFMKSQWQWHEADVNIEGDIVPAKVLQVFRKLVENAIGTCHLSGKVSMLTQLSAVWVAVETSTCQVELELVPTVEIPTVWPQKARWPPCLKRWPSRQRVECIKSFGFALLACSNYHWQQSFLQAEQVLLDQLDEDGGCRRKCFQALRQMKEDVWCPGKRPVVTSHHLQTVLFWTCEKYPHPKDWQVFSKAFLRLVRKLHKCVSQHFLKHYFVRKSNLLQHASSGELDTVAQKLALFLKNPQIGLP, via the exons GTGGACTTGAGGCGCCAGCAGATCTCGCAGATTGTGGAGGAGGTACAGAGGGTCGTCCACCATCTGACCACAGAGATCAGCCTCCAAGACCTCCGATTTCAGGCCGTCCCTTACTCTGACACATACAATGGGAACATTAAG GTTTTGGCCCCCAGCCAGTTCCTCGTCACGGTCCCGGTGAAGGGCCTGGTGGGGTACAGGGAGGCCAGGGAGCAGCGCTGGCGATACTACACCCTGCGGGGCACCAGGCTCCCCTGTCCCTTGCAGGACCCAGAGGGCCTGCGGCAGTGGCTGGAGGCGGAGCAGTTCATGAAGAGCCAGTGGCAGTGGCATGAGGCAGACGTGAACATTGAGGGAGATATTGTGCCCGCCAAGGTGCTCCAGGTATTCCGGAAGCTGGTAGAAAACGCAATTGGAACCTGTCATCTCTCAG GTAAGGTCAGCATGCTGACGCAGCTCTCAGCAGTTTGGGTTGCCGTGGAAACCTCCACATGTCAGGTGGAACTAGAGCTGGTCCCCACGGTGGAGATCCCTACCGTCTGGCCCCAGAAAGCTCGCTGGCCTCCCTGTCTGAAGCGCTGGCCTTCCCGACAACGAGTGGAGTGTATCAAG tcGTTTGGGTTTGCCTTGTTGGCCTGTTCAAATTATCACTGGCAGCAGAGTTTCCTGCAGGCTGAGCAGGTGCTGCTAGACCAGCTGGATGAGGACGGGGGCTGCCGCAGGAAGTGCTTCCAGGCCCTGAGGCAGATGAAGGAGGATGTCTGGTGTCCGGGAAAGAGGCCCGTCGTCACGTCCCACCACCTGCAG ACGGTGCTCTTTTGGACTTGTGAGAAATACCCCCACCCGAAGGACTGGCAGGTGTTCAGCAAAGCGTTCCTGCGCCTGGTGAGGAAGCTGCACAAGTGTGTGAGCCAGCACTTTCTGAAGCACTATTTTGTGCGCAAGAGCAACCTGCTCCAGCATGCCAGCTCGGGCGAACTGGACACCGTGGCCCAGAAACTGGCTCTCTTCCTGAAGAACCCCCAGATCGGCCTGCCCTGA
- the MAB21L3 gene encoding protein mab-21-like 3 isoform X5 — protein MKGRWLFQCAADWWGKVLAPSQFLVTVPVKGLVGYREAREQRWRYYTLRGTRLPCPLQDPEGLRQWLEAEQFMKSQWQWHEADVNIEGDIVPAKVLQVFRKLVENAIGTCHLSGKVSMLTQLSAVWVAVETSTCQVELELVPTVEIPTVWPQKARWPPCLKRWPSRQRVECIKSFGFALLACSNYHWQQSFLQAEQVLLDQLDEDGGCRRKCFQALRQMKEDVWCPGKRPVVTSHHLQTVLFWTCEKYPHPKDWQVFSKAFLRLVRKLHKCVSQHFLKHYFVRKSNLLQHASSGELDTVAQKLALFLKNPQIGLP, from the exons ATGAAAGGGAGGTGGCTCTTCCAGTGTGCAGCTGACTGGTGGGGGAAG GTTTTGGCCCCCAGCCAGTTCCTCGTCACGGTCCCGGTGAAGGGCCTGGTGGGGTACAGGGAGGCCAGGGAGCAGCGCTGGCGATACTACACCCTGCGGGGCACCAGGCTCCCCTGTCCCTTGCAGGACCCAGAGGGCCTGCGGCAGTGGCTGGAGGCGGAGCAGTTCATGAAGAGCCAGTGGCAGTGGCATGAGGCAGACGTGAACATTGAGGGAGATATTGTGCCCGCCAAGGTGCTCCAGGTATTCCGGAAGCTGGTAGAAAACGCAATTGGAACCTGTCATCTCTCAG GTAAGGTCAGCATGCTGACGCAGCTCTCAGCAGTTTGGGTTGCCGTGGAAACCTCCACATGTCAGGTGGAACTAGAGCTGGTCCCCACGGTGGAGATCCCTACCGTCTGGCCCCAGAAAGCTCGCTGGCCTCCCTGTCTGAAGCGCTGGCCTTCCCGACAACGAGTGGAGTGTATCAAG tcGTTTGGGTTTGCCTTGTTGGCCTGTTCAAATTATCACTGGCAGCAGAGTTTCCTGCAGGCTGAGCAGGTGCTGCTAGACCAGCTGGATGAGGACGGGGGCTGCCGCAGGAAGTGCTTCCAGGCCCTGAGGCAGATGAAGGAGGATGTCTGGTGTCCGGGAAAGAGGCCCGTCGTCACGTCCCACCACCTGCAG ACGGTGCTCTTTTGGACTTGTGAGAAATACCCCCACCCGAAGGACTGGCAGGTGTTCAGCAAAGCGTTCCTGCGCCTGGTGAGGAAGCTGCACAAGTGTGTGAGCCAGCACTTTCTGAAGCACTATTTTGTGCGCAAGAGCAACCTGCTCCAGCATGCCAGCTCGGGCGAACTGGACACCGTGGCCCAGAAACTGGCTCTCTTCCTGAAGAACCCCCAGATCGGCCTGCCCTGA